The Carnobacterium sp. 17-4 genome has a window encoding:
- a CDS encoding DNA-directed RNA polymerase subunit epsilon has translation MIFKVNYQETKLRNPKREDTQTLYLEAGSVVEARELVEQNTPYNIELVQLIDGKYLEYEQNSPDFKLVEFN, from the coding sequence ATGATTTTTAAAGTCAATTATCAAGAAACAAAATTAAGAAACCCAAAAAGAGAAGACACTCAAACACTTTATTTAGAAGCAGGAAGTGTTGTGGAAGCACGTGAATTGGTTGAACAAAATACCCCCTATAATATTGAACTCGTTCAACTAATTGATGGAAAGTATCTTGAATACGAACAAAATAGCCCAGATTTCAAGTTAGTGGAGTTTAACTAA